A window from Toxoplasma gondii ME49 chromosome IX, whole genome shotgun sequence encodes these proteins:
- a CDS encoding hypothetical protein (encoded by transcript TGME49_210345) produces MSHLVQKVVDSGMFPGTLSSYEVSSFPQLLLLPRLDCPDIKIPLLLLLPSPRQHLRRHLSAQLELVDLLRLHLRRLERHDQLSLAHLLRFRDSLRAHRRSACLLERRGAAQDACDASPPLPRVRGAAAAPGESSGATPSECLYTASGPEQSSGPDEDSAEASLQLERAEAAWKKGIGVHERGAESAVGEGQGDTSGDRSEANSASRSLPLLPGASLQASDDSRERTEEGFGGLSKNADAQPPCSGKTEAHVADLQRRLTQTRSLLTLLQDQFHLQQQCLERELRRPDQTDACSLACSEVCLCGCCLLPDKSTGEPRRAADRCHQREEIRDTRRALESGDRNSRPHGPRTLEHATPRSQISSSGSHSSSSVPSSYSSASSFSSSSSSSCPSSSSSSCSSSSSPLPSSSSFASSLPSSSLSSVPSCFASSASPDACSRFGVESVSALFSGPTAAAVAAPFLVIYAHGNGSDIGDVHARSALLAERLQASFLLFDYPGYGKYAGAADEASVDATLRSVLAFAIHCLGWPQQKIVLWGTSIGTGPCTRAACSLAHAARQLRPRPGPTLDIPNAKSSEKQDRRREARKEPNGGERGEQGEQREARERNDEREGKMLGFGGSLRRSKKRADAFCVGEAPSSREEREEATENRQKEGRRKGTNFSSFIAGVAAAVAGERGAGLATKLGTWIERDNPEDSEGEGEETNDSCHSGAPNTFGDFNSEETLASASLMSSSRCSASSLPSHSSLTSSSSSSPASFSPLPSTHGAYPFGGGSSSDIQAVSSGSQAAASASSFSLPVTSRLASLPVPAGLVLQCPYRSITHAAAAFVPSLVARALVSSGWNVENEVLSCDCPVLWIHGQADELFPWEGSLAMLDAYRQVCELRRSRAAATAALGAQLAADSHATEPATEPLASGDAAAFGRLDREETDPKVETALVAAQSAFMRRDVEEWAIGHFPEDATHGEFDFRKDLVEPVQRLMKRSQQRCVEAFAGEIVSLWTSCMQPSLPASSAGVVFEAFRAFFASPAPHGPLDGVSSPHESPAGGLASRDSRGFAPRLRFLLPPHVLCGLTLSHPLVQPLRPTVGDYFALRTLNSSRPGTKDASLRGWLRGDVSLFGLGGVSHLWSAKADASGNEETLSSASMDSGLVSEDEEDWHGGEETEGETAASEGIRLASVPCSSEGVARGPPAFVEDSEGGSWRKGRAEREGHSVAETSSLRSMSAPSATDAALSSSDAPASLHSRLDEKPPHARAVSQSASVSSRSASISSRSSVSSWSSVSSRSAGSSRSSVSSPASVSVSTAPRFLRPRPRWGAVARALAARAERAKKARRHRGRKRALSAFSPDLSLAPWISLPPLQETLLQNFCSLPALLAWVAHRYSLFLSRLLQVARERFAADRSGVLGESNCFLAEVEFFVRRLYVLLQPSLFVDAVYKRTRKGLQRNKERQGEVRSERDANRGQDREGACDGQDRDGQGGDARMQGDTRQGTEAGGECDEDICYTLDSLVIAGVRIRLSTPSESTREDLHRLQSPHSASASLPGMLSVEYLPLRRPPGVAGAVSDFQSRRGARHRERRGVAWPSNLKAPPVRERDSGGFGREDTDKRASRSGHATARRPRPQARRRQKYFARPRLSPLHLLFPAPKFLIFPVFVPPLPSLSLTVQWLMDALALLFEKGREGAGGDSSLRASPLTSASPNRPVSPRVALTPSCDSDPSTLLQAPLFSRVRGKLKLGSRSEGAWRVREKNTEECVGRSSGAPQSGHGIPPLVQEELLKGKKTQISILFADQLLKQLLSSPLRPAFEALGAQPVLGRLSPRLSSGSSSGSVAEEPADQSRGFPVVVGSGSDFIAGGNFFPFGWDVLFLLLFRCHIPSYLPRLVPPLFLSPPPCAGNSRVNGVTSQSSSSSCPQSSSPSSSFSSFSPCSFLSSLSVSCVGSQSRWGEDPGTVFWGAQLAEQLAQRRGPSPAPFSKPFPWISPEAVKQMTVAAARMRAASLASSLAFCLPLSLGWASSPQGSVAERQEPVRPVPLSQNARDFPRVFHWEQLSPAHSLLVQTSQVAAVASALDLSHAAHADFLLWSARASGQLGGEEAGEKKDGMQERHKTRETSRGIGGDTRETGPVQGGWRGDRRREASPLSVGLPPSLIRGVFLASEEVRSREEKRLEQATAQEEKKTPREEKGSALSFFSFAAKRRRERKGARADVQDIACPVRDEARGREERGEARGERGGEEAREAAREPVKEPQKESEMEKRLLAFFRDSFVFSQPKFFLSERARDAGHTSYLHLPDRLLAALCVALRRYDPEQREGSEPEADRRGEAFFSESRSGESCRRDDLEHRRETDGSQNPKDAKIRIDDVATPFLRACREADPSEQSRRQGVPAPGTVEWSGNTETEAKVATPSGSSSFFASSAPQTSSSSSSIAPPRAKRGGETGEVPREEAKETDRGWGAPADRGNDRTLPPFSRPLSSCSPTGSASRGKNVAPAALFLSGAGDCHRLDTERDAGDGTVFREKEKERQEEKREKEREERGFYGDDGNLAVCEAPLRRPSPDSWDVAFFRVSSPVGGPRPAVFAVSPPETPTVQDEQRELAEWCFLAALIRAELATVSLLRRAPTAGRDRQVKQGDREETAEQGNALSGALRSTGRACESAEEKRGSRAATQHVEKKDDEEELLRLALRASSVHGLAAAASPSLPFHPLTVALERLLLYVLDQVYRFDSAPSSRRLPRLSLAPFSAPLAPFLPAPLPMKSRSSGSCSSQVSRDSDRGTPQSVPSPRPERSGSSSLPPGGPPSLVPSRPEVPVSHFAFPARVSSAGSSSLGSADQRSSVGRLGTHAVFSGPAPVGAKRRGAGETAAETLGVPEPCEAQRSRAGPTTLVFKNSAGAIAFLRARSMANSDGLNDTKQVTEGSRDAEARRFSSVPSDSCGRARTAETKEKRRPTLPPIEIRNELLPGPRSVDRVSLETQQDVQQGRGGPPSLPLEGEELHCLGRGVSAASAAGALQQLHALAPQSRLLPSVQELKNQRITETPAPRISVLKTPTPTRTPTLPVAEGKQQDERVTPAGPPAGICLQGFSDRRQTGTTASPPTTEGFSFPVPGQTTQEVEGPMWLSSDGCTNIFPWGGCLSVACAGVSAPAQRDLQASWAPEGQPERVPGPETEAEGRLPGDKASCPPNGPAVSESVFLKRSLHMRECSGTGPYGDSTPVWVAQPLRPMRLLPSHPPVPLPVARESSEPKGDTRGSHSGGSRFEDVARNSDGKDSTENKFHARESFLSGSSRSLNPVHLQGVPASLAPTGAPQVAGVSLRPLSSAVLQPLPLSVFPQHDKHGRRLVESLQKDGQRRGLSETREFPGPQKLDEFLRDSTESASGATLSLAANGERDAVNATSHQQARDCLGTHMTLGQVPHKVEQLDFFRRGEFVVDKEEARSGEIRKLGQFGCVQNAGGKERTDTSSSRESEGADPIFAVDNLLSG; encoded by the exons ATGAGTCACCTGGTGCAAAAGGTGGTGGACTCGGGGATGTTCCCCGGGACGCTGAGCAGCTATGaagtttcctcttttccacagttgctgctgcttcctcgcctggACTGTCCAGACATCAAAATTccgcttctcctgctcctcccgTCTCCGCGACAGCACCTCCGGAGACACCTCAGCGCTCAGCTGGAACTCGTGGacctcctccgcctccactTGCGCAGACTCGAGCGCCACGACcaactctctctcgcccATCTCCTCCGCTTCCGCGACAGCCTCCGCGCCCACCGCCGCAGCGCATGTCTCCTCGAGCGCCGCGGCGCCGCGCAGGATGCATGcgacgcgtctcctcctctccccagGGTGCGGGGCGCGGCCGCGGCGCCAGGAGAGTCCTCGGGGGCGACTCCGAgcgagtgtctgtacaccgcgTCGGGTCCAGAACAGTCATCTGGGCCGGACGAGGATTCTGCGGAAGCTTCTCTTCAACTCGAGCGGGCCGAGGCCGCCTGGAAGAAAGGAATCGGTGTGCACGAAAGAGGCGCGGAGTCGGCGGTGGGGGAGGGGCAAGGAGACACTTCCGGAGACAGGAGTGAAGCGAACTCTGCGTCCCGGTcgctccctcttcttcccgggGCTTCGCTCCAGGCCTCAGAtgactcgagagagaggacagaagaaggcttCGGAGGCTTGTcgaagaacgcagacgccCAGCCGCCGTGCTcggggaagacagaggcaCATGTCGCGGACCTGCAGCGACGCTTGACACAGACGCGTTCGCTTCTCACGCTTCTGCAGGACCAGTTTCATCTTCAACAGCAATGCCTAGAGAGAGAGTTACGGCGACCCGACCAGACAGACGCCTGCAGTCTCGCATGCTCGGAGGTCTGCCTCTgtggctgctgtctcttgccGGACAAGTCGACGGGGGAGCCGCGACGCGCAGCTGACCGATGCcaccagagagaagaaataaGAGACACAAGACGCGCTCTGGAAAGCGGAGATAGAAACTCGAGACCTCATGGGCCGCGAACGCTGGAACACGCAACTCCTCGCTCCCAAATAAGCTCTTCAGGATCTcactcttcgtcttctgttccttcgtcctactcttctgcttcttctttctcttcttcctcttcttcgtcttgcccttcttcctcttcttcgtcttgctcttcttcctcttctcctctgccttcctcgtcttcgttcgcttcttccctgccctcttcttctctttcttctgtgccgtcgtgcttcgcttcctctgcgtctccggaCGCTTGTTCGAGGTTCGGTGTGGAGAGTGTGTCTGCTTTGTTTTCGGGTCCGACGGCTGCAGCGGTGGCGGCTCCGTTTCTCGTCATTTACGCGCATGGTAACGGGAGCGACATAGGcgacgtgcatgcgcggtcGGCGCTGCTCGCGGAGCGTCTGCAAGCaagttttctcctcttcgactACCCTGGCTACGGGAAGTACGCAGGCGCCGCAGATGAGGCTTCGGTAGATGCGACGCTGCGCTcggtcctcgccttcgcgatTCACTGCCTCGGCTGGCCTCAGCAAAAAATCGTCCTCTGGGGAACCTCCATTGGCACGGGTCCCTGCACccgcgctgcatgcagtctggcCCACGCAGCCAGGCAGCTGCGCCCGCGCCCAGGGCCGACGCTCGATATCCCGAACGCAAAAAGCTCAGAAAAGCAAGAtcgaagacgagaggcgagaaaagaaccgaacggaggagagagaggagagcaaggagagcagagagaagcgcgagaacggaacgacgagagagaggggaagatgTTGGGGTTTGGAGGAAGTTTGCGACGAAGCAAAAAGCGCGCAGATGCCTTTTGTGTGGGTGAGGCACCCAGCtcgcgggaggagagagaggaagcgactgAGAACAGGCAGAAAGAAGGCCGGAGAAAGGGGACGAACTTCTCTTCCTTTATCGCAGGCGTCGCCGCAGCTGTGGCGGGAGAACGCGGCGCTGGCCTCGCGACCAAATTGGGAACCTGGATCGAAAGAGACAACCCCGAGGACAGTGaaggtgaaggagaagagacaaacgacaGTTGTCACTCTGGGGCTCCAAACACATTTGGAGACTTCAATTCAGAAGAGACCCTCGCATCTGCCTCCCTGATGTCTTCCTCCAGATGCAGTGCATCTTCTTTGCCGTCACACTCAAGcctcacttcttcctcttcgtcctctcccgcttcgttttctcctctacCATCCACACACGGGGCATACCCTTTCGGAGGAGGCTCTTCATCTGACATCCAAGCTGTTTCCTCGGGATCCCAGGCTGCGGCTTCGGCGTCGAGCTTCTCGTTGCCCGTGACCTCGCGCTTGGCCTCTCTGCCGGTGCCTGCGGGCCTGGTCCTGCAGTGTCCGTACAGGTCGatcacgcatgcagcggcggcTTTCGTGCCGTCTCTGGTGGCGCGTGCACTCGTCTCTTCTGGCTGGAACGTGGAAAACGAGGTACTTTCTTGCGACTGTCCGGTCCTCTGGATCCACGGCCAAGCAGACGAACTCTTCCCCTGGGAAGGCAGCCTCGCTATGCTCGACGCCTATCGCCAGGTCTGCGAACTGCGTCGCTCCCGCGCCGCCGCGACTGCGGCGCTTGGAGCCCAACTAGCGGCCGACAGCCACGCGACGGAGCCCGCGACAGAGCCTCTGGCTTCCGGAGATGCCGCCGCCTTTGGGCGACTCGacagggaggagacggaTCCGAAAGTGGAGACCGCACTGGTCGCAGCGCAGTCGGCTTTCATGAGGAGAGACGTCGAGGAATGGGCGATTGGGCACTTTCCCGAGGACGCGACTCACGGCGAATTCGATTTCCGAAAGGATTTGGTGGAGCCCGTCCAGCGTCTCATGAAGCGCAGCCAGCAGCGGTGCGTCGAGGCGTTTGCTGGGGAGattgtgtctctctggacttcctgcatgcagcccaGTTTgcctgcgtcgtctgcggGGGTCGTCTTCGAGGCCTTCCgggccttcttcgcctctccagcCCCACACGGTCCCTTGgacggcgtctcctctccccacGAGTCGCCTGCGGGcggcctcgcctctcgcgacTCTCGCGGCTTCGCTCCCCGTCTCCGGTTTCTCCTGCCCCCGCACGTCCTGTGCGGCCTGACTCTGAGTCACCCCCTAGTTCAGCCACTGCGTCCCACAGTCGGAGACTACTTCGCCCTCAGGACTCTGAACTCCTCGCGACCGGGGACCAAGGACGCGTCGCTCCGAGGCTGGCTCCGCGGCgatgtgtctctctttgggCTTGGCGGCGTCTCCCACCTGTGGAGCGCGAAGGCAGACGCGAGCGGCAACGAGGAGACTCTCTCTTCGGCTTCGATGGACAGCGGCCTAGTctccgaagacgaagaggattggcacggaggcgaagagacagaaggcgagacagcggCGAGTGAGGGAATTCGTCTCGCTTCAGTTCCATGTTCGTCTGAGGGCGTGGCACGAGGCCCTCCGGCTTTCGTGGAGGACAGCGAAGGAGGCAGTTGGAGGAAAGGTCGAGCGGAGAGGGAGGGGCACTCGGTTGCTGagacttcgtctctccggtCGATGTCTGCTCCCTCAGCGACTGACGccgcgctctcttcttccgacgcgcctgcctctcttcaTTCTCGCCTCGACGAGAAACCTCCCCACGCACGAGCTGTCTCGCAGtcggcgtctgtctcctcgcggtcGGCGTCTATCTCCTCGcggtcttctgtctcttcttggtcttctgtctcttctcggtctGCTGGGTCCTCGCGATCTtcggtctcctctccagcaTCGGTTTCTGTATCCACCGCTCCCAGATTTTTGAGGCCTCGGCCTCGCTGGGGCGCCGTGGCTCGCGCCCTGGCCGCGCGTGCCGAGAGGGCCAAGAAGGCCCGGAGACACCGAGGCCGGAAGCGCGCGCTTTCTGCATTCTCCCCGGATCTCTCGCTCGCTCCCTGGATCTCGCTACCACCTCTCCAGGAGACTCTTTTGCAGAATTTCTGCTCCCTTCCTGCACTGCTTGCGTGGGTCGCCCACCGGTActccctcttcctttcgAGGCTGCTCCAGGTCGCGCGCGAGAGATTCGCCGCAGATCGCTCTGGCGTCCTCGGTGAAAGCAactgcttcctcgccgaAGTCGAGTTCTTTGTGCGCCGCCTCTACGTCCTTCTCCAGCCTTCGCTGTTCGTCGACGCCGTCTacaagagaacgaggaaaggacttcagagaaacaaggagagGCAGGGCGAAGTGCGAAGTGAAAGGGATGCGAATCGgggacaagacagagagggggCTTGCGACGGCCAAGACCGCGACGGACAGGGTGGGgacgcgcgcatgcaaggcgACACACGACAGGGAACAGAAGCCGGTGGAGAATGCGATGAGGATATCTGCTACACTCTAGATAGTCTCGTCATCGCTGGTGTACGCATCCGGCTCTCTACGCCTTCGGAATCAACGCGAGAAGATCTTCATCGCCTCCAGTCTCCTcattctgcttctgcttcgcttccGGGGATGCTGAGTGTGGAGTATTTGCCGCTGCGTCGACCGCCTGGTGTGGCGGGAGCCGTTTCGGACTTCCAGTCTCGAAGAGgggcgagacacagagagaggcgcggagTCGCCTGGCCGTCGAATCTGAAGGCTCCTCCTGtacgagaaagagacagcggcggcTTTGGGCGAGAAGACACCGACAAACGCGCGAGCCGGTCGGGGCacgcgacagcgaggagacccCGTCcacaggcgagaaggcggcagaagTACTTTGCTCGGCCGcggctctcgcctcttcaccttctgtttcctgctcCTAAGTTTTTGatttttcctgtcttcgtgcctcctctcccttccctcAGCCTGACGGTCCAGTGGCTGATGGATGCGCTCGCACTGCTTTTCGAGAAGGGCCGTGAAGGCGCTGGGGGGGACTCGTCGCTACGAGCGTCTCCACTCACCTCGGCTTCCCCAAATCGACCCGTCTCCCCAAGAGTCGCTTTGACTCCGTCTTGCGATTCCGATCCCTCGACGTTGCTGCaagcgcctctcttctctcgggtGCGAGGGAAGTTGAAGCTAGGCTCCCGTTCTGAGGGCGCCTGGAGGGTGCGGGagaagaacacagaggaaTGTGTGGGGCGAAGTTCAGGGGCGCCCCAGTCTGGCCATGGCATTCCTCCGCTTGTGCAAGAAGAGCTCCTGAAGgggaaaaaaacacaaattTCCATCTTGTTTGCCGACCAACTTTTGAAACAACTTCTTTCGTCACCTCTCCGTCCTGCATTCGAAGCCCTAGGCGCGCAACCTGTCCTCGGACGCCTTTCACCTCGACTTTCTTctggttcttcttctggatcTGTTGCTGAGGAACCAGCGGATCAGAGTCGGGGGTTTCCTGTGGTTGTCGGCTCCGGAAGTGACTTCATTGCTGGCGGCAATTTCTTTCCGTTTGGGTGGGAtgtccttttccttctgttgTTTCGCTGTCACATTCCTTCTTACCTTCCGCGCCTCGTTcctccgctcttcctctctcctccaccaTGTGCAGGAAACTCACGTGTGAACGGTGTCACTTCTcagtcctcttcttcctcttgccctcagtcttcttctccatcttcttccttttcttcattttccccctgttctttcctttcttctttatCTGTGTCGTGTGTGGGGTCTCAGTCGCGTTGGGGTGAGGACCCCGGGACTGTGTTCTGGGGAGCGCAGCTTGCCGAGCAGTTGGCACAGCGTCGAGGACCCTCTCCTGCGCCGTTTTCCAAACCGTTCCCTTGGATTTCGCCGGAGGCTGTGAAGCAGATGACTGTTGCGGctgcgcgcatgcgcgccgcttccctcgcttcgTCGCTTGCCTTTTGTCTGCCACTGTCTCTCGGGTGGGCCTCCTCGCCCCAGGGGTCTGTCGCCGAGCGACAGGAGCCGGTAAGGCCCGTGCCTCTCAGCCAGAATGCCCGAGAttttcctcgcgtcttccACTGGGAGCAACTGTCTCCGGCGCACTCGCTGCTCGTTCAGACCTCGCAGGTCGCCGCGGTCGCCAGCGCGCTGGACCTAAGTCACGCTGCCCATGCAGATTTCCTCCTCTGGAGCGCAAGAGCCAGTGGGCAGctcggaggagaagaggcaggggagaagaaggacggaaTGCAGGAGCGTCacaagacgcgagagaccTCCAGAGGGATAGGAGGGGacacaagagagacgggaCCCGTGCAAGGGGggtggcgaggagacaggcgaagggAAGCGTCTCCGCTGAGCGTGGGGTTGCCCCCGTCGCTGATTCGaggcgtttttctcgcgtcggAGGAAGTGCGGAgcagggaagagaaacgcttgGAACAGGCTACGGCgcaggaggaaaagaaaacgcctcGCGAGGAGAAGGGGTCAGCGttatctttcttctccttcgctgcaaagcgaaggagagagagaaaaggcgcaCGCGCGGATGTCCAAGATATCGCCTGTCCTGTGCGCGACGAGgctcgagggagagaagaaaggggagaagcgagaggagaaaggggaggagaagaagcgagagaagccgcgagagagCCAGTGAAGGAACCCCAGAAGGAGTcggagatggagaagcgtctcctcgctttcttcagaGACAGTTTCGTCTTCAGTCAACCGAAATTCTTCTTGTCGGAACGCGCGAGAGATGCGGGACACACTTCTTATCTCCACCTGCCGGACCGCTTGCTCGcggctctctgcgtcgccctGCGGCGCTACGATCCtgaacaaagagaaggcagTGAGCCTGAGGCCGACAGGCGAGGGGAAgcctttttttctgaatCGAGGAGTGGAGAAAGCTGCCGGAGAGACGACCTCGAGCATCGACGTGAAACCGACGGCAGCCAGAATCCGAAAGATGCGAAAATCCGGATCGACGATGTGGCGACACCGTTcctccgtgcatgcagagaagccgATCCAAGCGAACAGTCGAGGCGGCAAGGAGTCCCGGCTCCAGGCACTGTAGAGTGGAgtggaaacacagaaacagaggcgaaaGTGGCGACGCCTTCCGggtcgtcttcctttttcgcctcttctgctcctcaaacttcttcgtcctcgtcgagCATCGCTCCCCCGAGAGCGAAGcgtggaggcgagacaggcgaagtgccgcgagaagaagcgaaggagacagacaggggCTGGGGTGCCCCTGCCGACAGAGGCAACGACAGGActcttccccctttttcgaggcctctgtcttcttgctcGCCTACCGGCTCTGCCtcgcgaggaaagaacgTCGCGCCTGCCGCCCTCTTCCTGAGTGGCGCCGGAGACTGCCACAGGCTCGACACAGAGCGAGACGCTGGAGACGGCACTGtcttcagagaaaaagaaaaggagagacaggaagagaagcgagagaaggagagagaggagaggggtTTCTACGGAGACGACGGAAATCTGGCGGTTTGTGAAGCGCCGCTTCGACGGCCTTCCCCAGATTCCTGGGATGTGGCGTTCTttcgtgtgtcttctcccgtGGGCGGTCCACGGCCCGCCGTGTTTGCTGTCTCACCACCTGAGACGCCGACAGTACAGGATGAACAACGAGAACTG GCCGAGTGGTGTTTCCTCGCCGCCCTCATTCGCGCCGAGCTCGCGACCGTATCCCTTCTCCGCCGCGCGCCAACAgccgggagagacaggcaggtaaagcaaggagacagagaggagacagctgagcAGGGCAACGCGCTCAGCGGTGCGCTGCGGAGCACAGGGCGTGCATGCGAAtctgcagaggaaaagagaggaagcagagcggCGACACAACAcgtggaaaagaaagacgacgaagaagagttgTTGCGTCTGGCCCTACGAGCTTCCTCCGTCCATGGACTAGCCGCCG CGGCGTCTCCGAGTCTCCCTTTCCATCCGCTGACAGTCGCCCTggagcgccttcttctgtaCGTATTGGACCAAGTTTACCGTTTCGACTCAGCTCCGTCGAGTCGCCGTCTCCCCCGCCTTTCGCTCGCGCCCTTCTCTGCGCCCCTcgctccctttcttcctgccCCGCTCCCAATGAAAAGTCGTTCTTCCGGTTCCTGTTCGTCCCAAGTCTCTCGCGATTCAGATCGAGGAACTCCGCAGTCCGTGCCGTCTCCTCGGCCTGAGCGTTCcggctcttcctctctccctccaggAGGGCCTCCGTCCCTCGTTCCCTCTCGCCCTGAGGTGCCTGTCTCGCACTTTGCCTTCCCTGCTCGTGTCTCGTCTGCGGGGTCTTCGTCGCTGGGCTCTGCCGACCAGCGCTCCTCCGTGGGGCGTCTGGGGACGCACGCGGTTTTTTCTGGTCCGGCGCCGGTCGGCGCGAAGCGCagaggcgcgggagagacTGCGGCGGAGACTCTCGGGGTGCCCGAACCCTGTGAAGCCCAACGGTCCCGTGCCGGGCCGACCACTCTGGTCTTCAAGAACTCAGCGGGGGCAATCGCGTTTCTGAGGGCGCGAAGCATGGCGAACAGCGACGGATTGAATGACACGAAACAGGTCACAGAGGGCTCCCGAGACGCCGAAGCCaggcgtttttcttctgttccttcagACAGTTGTGGACGTGCTAGGACAGccgaaacgaaggagaaaaggaggccCACTCTCCCTCCCATTGAGATTCGGAATGAGCTGCTTCCGGGTCCCCGCAGCGTCGACCGGGTCTCCCTAGAGACTCAGCAAGACGTCCAGCAGGGGCGTGGGGGCCCCCCTTCCCTTCCACTAGAAGGCGAGGAGTTACACTGTCTGGgtcgcggcgtctctgcagcctcAGCTGCGGGTgctctgcagcagctgcacgCGCTTGCCCCCCAGTCCAGGCTCCTTCCATCAGTCCAAGAGCTAAAGAACCAGCGAATAACGGAGACTCCAGCACCTCGAATTTCGGTCTTGAAGACTCCTACGCCTACTCGAACGCCAACGTTACCTGTTGCAGAAGGTAAGCAGCAGGACGAAAGGGTGACTCCCGCAGGGCCACCAGCTGGGATATGTCTCCAGGGATTCTCAGATAGGCGCCAAACCGGGACTACGGCATCTCCGCCTACCACAGAaggcttctccttccctgttCCCGGACAGACGACCCAAGAGGTGGAAGGCCCGATGTGGCTTTCCTCCGATGGCTGCACTAACATTTTTCCTTGGGGTGGCTGCCTTTCTGTGGCGTGTGCTGGAGTAAGCGCACCAGCACAGAGAGACCTTCAGGCCTCATGGGCCCCAGAAGGCCAGCCAGAACGTGTGCCCGGaccggagacagaagcagagggcaGGTTGCCTGGAGACAAAGCATCCTGTCCTCCCAACGGGCCAGCTGTCAGCGAGTCTGTCTTTCTGAAGAGAAGCCTTCACATGCGGGAATGTTCAGGGACTGGCCCCTATGGGGACTCCACCCCTGTCTGGGTTGCGCAGCCGCTGCGCCCGATGCGTCTGTTGCCTTCTCACCCTCCAGTCCCTCTTCCGGTCGCTCGAGAGAGCTCGGAGccaaaaggagacactcggGGCTCCCACAGTGGAGGGTCGAGGTTCGAGGATGTAGCGCGGAATTCTGATGGTAAGGACTCAACCGAGAACAAGTTCCACGCTCGCGAatctttcctctctggatCCAGCCGTTCCCTGAATCCAGTGCATCTGCAAGGAGTGCCGGCTTCTCTGGCTCCAACAGGCGCGCCGCAAGTCGCGGGCGTGTCGCTGAGACCTTTGTCTTCAGCTGTTCTTCAGCCACTTCccttgtctgtttttccgcAGCATGATAAGCACGGAAGACGGCTCGTGGAGTCATTGCAAAAAGACGGTCAAAGAAGAGGACTCTCAGAAACCAGAGAGTTCCCGGGGCCTCAGAAATTAGATGAGTTTTTAAGAGACAGCACAGAAAGCGCTTCTGGCGCGACTCTTAGTTTGGCTGCaaacggcgagagagacgctgttAACGCGACATCCCATCAGCAGGCACGGGACTGTCTCGGTACGCACATGACGTTAGGACAAGTACCGCATAAGGTAGAGCAGCTTGATTTCTTTAGAAGAGGAGAGTTCGTTGtagacaaggaagaagcacGCAGTGGAGAGATAAGGAAACTGGGGCAGTTTGGATGCGTGCAGAACGCAGGAGGGAAAGAACGGACAGACACAAGCTCCAgtcgagaaagcgaaggcgcCGACCCCATTTTCGCTGTGGACAACCTCCTTTCGGGGTGA